A section of the Leminorella richardii genome encodes:
- a CDS encoding SDR family NAD(P)-dependent oxidoreductase: MSRVKTVIVTGASSGLGFAIAEAYLDRGYNVVANARSLARLQAAADRLGNPESLLLVPGDIALPATADSLFDLAVQRFGQVDILVNNAGIFIAKPAVEYTTEDVDTIVDTNLKGFFYPSQAAARHMSQHGSGRIISITASIAMQPNSKVPALLPILIKGGLNHAVRGLALELAPHGVMVNAVAPGIIATPMHESDEQSVEFMKQLAPTGRIGQPQDIVDAVLYLTDANFVTGTVMTVDGGSTAGVW; encoded by the coding sequence ATGAGCAGAGTAAAAACGGTGATTGTGACTGGTGCATCAAGCGGTTTGGGTTTTGCTATTGCAGAGGCCTATCTGGATCGTGGCTATAACGTGGTGGCAAATGCCCGTTCGCTGGCGCGTTTACAGGCGGCGGCAGACCGACTTGGTAATCCGGAAAGTCTACTGCTGGTACCGGGAGATATCGCCCTGCCCGCGACGGCGGACAGCCTGTTTGATCTGGCTGTGCAGCGCTTTGGTCAAGTGGACATTTTGGTTAACAATGCGGGCATCTTTATTGCTAAACCCGCAGTGGAATATACGACCGAAGACGTAGACACCATTGTTGATACCAACCTTAAAGGTTTCTTCTATCCTTCTCAGGCTGCGGCTCGGCACATGTCTCAGCACGGCTCAGGCCGTATTATTTCCATAACGGCTTCTATCGCAATGCAGCCTAATAGCAAAGTCCCCGCGCTGCTGCCTATACTCATTAAAGGCGGTTTAAACCACGCGGTGAGAGGACTTGCCCTTGAGCTTGCGCCGCACGGAGTGATGGTTAATGCAGTTGCGCCCGGCATCATTGCTACGCCAATGCATGAATCTGATGAACAAAGCGTAGAGTTTATGAAGCAGCTGGCGCCGACAGGCCGCATCGGCCAACCGCAGGATATTGTTGATGCAGTGCTGTACCTGACGGATGCTAACTTCGTGACAGGTACAGTCATGACTGTGGACGGTGGCTCCACGGCGGGCGTTTGGTAA
- a CDS encoding LysR family transcriptional regulator, whose product MQRYFDDIQMGSIELFCLTVETGSFTAAANAAGVTPAAVSRSVARLEKRLQARLFIRTTRSMRTTDAGQSYYLDCRKALSQLVEAETKISGEGQAPVGVLSISAPTLYAHYRLLPRLTEFCARYPDMKINVQVSNQNIDFSEDKFDVAIRGNELNDSGLVARRLEDAELIVVAAPSYLQQHPAPAVLADLAHHECIQYALPSSGRKIPWSFIEQGKEIKLETSGRFLCQEDFLATLTLAKSGAGLMQVYRFTVEQELQRGELVEVLRNYAGTSRPFILLYPYSRYVPLKIRKFVDFLTEK is encoded by the coding sequence ATGCAGCGCTACTTTGATGATATCCAAATGGGCAGTATCGAGCTGTTTTGTCTTACCGTTGAAACCGGCAGCTTCACGGCAGCAGCCAATGCGGCGGGAGTCACGCCAGCTGCCGTTAGCCGATCCGTTGCCCGTTTAGAAAAGCGGCTACAGGCTAGGCTGTTTATCAGAACAACGCGAAGTATGCGCACTACCGACGCCGGTCAGAGCTACTATTTGGACTGCCGCAAAGCGCTAAGCCAGCTGGTTGAGGCAGAAACTAAGATCTCTGGCGAGGGTCAGGCTCCTGTGGGCGTCCTGAGCATCAGCGCTCCGACGCTGTATGCGCACTATCGCCTACTGCCTAGGCTGACTGAATTCTGCGCTCGCTATCCGGATATGAAGATCAATGTGCAGGTCAGCAATCAGAATATCGATTTTTCCGAAGATAAGTTTGACGTTGCCATCAGGGGAAATGAACTGAACGACTCGGGCCTAGTCGCTCGCCGACTAGAGGACGCGGAGCTTATCGTTGTCGCAGCGCCGTCTTACTTGCAGCAGCACCCCGCGCCGGCGGTGCTCGCCGATTTGGCTCACCACGAGTGCATTCAGTATGCTCTGCCCAGCAGCGGCAGAAAAATACCTTGGTCATTCATAGAGCAAGGAAAAGAGATAAAGCTGGAAACTAGCGGGCGCTTTCTCTGCCAAGAGGATTTTCTTGCCACTCTGACGCTTGCTAAAAGCGGTGCTGGGCTGATGCAGGTCTATCGGTTTACCGTCGAGCAGGAACTACAGCGCGGCGAACTGGTTGAGGTCTTACGCAACTATGCCGGTACTTCACGGCCGTTTATTCTGCTTTATCCCTACTCGCGCTATGTGCCGTTAAAAATCAGGAAGTTTGTTGATTTTCTAACAGAGAAATAG
- the rpoH gene encoding RNA polymerase sigma factor RpoH gives MTKEMQTLALVPQGSLEAYIRAAGSYPMLTADEERELAERLHYHGDLAAAKKLILSHLRFVVHVARNYSGYGLPQADLIQEGNIGLMKAVRRFNPEVGVRLVSFAVHWIKAEIHEYVLRNWRIVKIATTKAQRKLFFNLRKSKQRLGWFNQEEVELVAKELGVSSKDVLEMESRMAAQDMAFDASPDDDSESSVVAPAMYLEDKSSDFAESIEDENWDSDAADKLTQALNGLDERSQHIIRARWLNSDESKATLQELADRYGVSAERVRQLEKNAMKKLRVAIEA, from the coding sequence ATGACTAAAGAAATGCAAACTTTGGCCCTGGTTCCACAAGGTAGTCTAGAGGCCTATATTCGGGCTGCTGGCAGCTACCCGATGCTGACAGCAGATGAGGAACGCGAGCTGGCTGAACGGCTGCATTATCACGGCGATTTGGCGGCAGCGAAGAAGCTTATCCTGTCCCATCTGCGCTTTGTTGTTCACGTCGCTCGCAACTACTCAGGCTATGGCCTGCCTCAGGCAGACCTTATCCAAGAGGGCAACATCGGTCTGATGAAAGCGGTGCGCCGCTTTAATCCAGAAGTGGGTGTACGTCTGGTTTCCTTTGCTGTGCACTGGATCAAGGCCGAAATCCACGAGTATGTCCTACGCAACTGGCGCATTGTTAAGATTGCGACTACCAAGGCACAGCGTAAGCTGTTCTTTAACCTGCGTAAGTCCAAGCAGCGCCTGGGCTGGTTTAATCAGGAAGAGGTTGAACTAGTCGCAAAAGAGCTGGGGGTTTCAAGCAAGGACGTGCTTGAGATGGAGTCCCGCATGGCCGCTCAGGACATGGCTTTTGACGCCTCGCCGGATGACGACAGCGAAAGCAGCGTCGTTGCCCCTGCAATGTATCTAGAAGATAAGTCATCTGACTTTGCTGAAAGCATTGAAGATGAAAACTGGGACAGCGATGCCGCCGACAAGCTGACACAGGCTCTAAACGGTCTAGACGAGCGCAGCCAGCACATTATTCGCGCGCGCTGGCTGAACAGCGATGAGTCCAAAGCTACGCTGCAAGAGCTGGCCGATCGCTACGGCGTTTCTGCCGAGCGTGTGCGTCAGCTGGAGAAAAACGCGATGAAGAAACTGCGCGTGGCGATTGAAGCGTAA
- the glpE gene encoding thiosulfate sulfurtransferase GlpE has protein sequence MEQFSIISVADAFERLKQGNAVLVDIRDAQSFTTGHAPGAFHLTDASLNGFMQNTDFELPVMVMCYHGISSQGAAQYLAHQGFEQVYSVEGGFESWSRSFPDSVVSS, from the coding sequence ATGGAACAATTTTCTATTATCAGCGTCGCAGACGCCTTTGAACGACTGAAGCAGGGCAACGCCGTGCTGGTAGACATTCGCGATGCTCAAAGCTTTACCACGGGGCACGCGCCTGGCGCTTTTCACCTGACGGACGCCAGCCTGAACGGATTTATGCAAAATACTGATTTTGAGCTCCCGGTGATGGTGATGTGCTATCACGGCATCAGCAGTCAAGGGGCGGCTCAGTATTTGGCGCATCAGGGATTCGAGCAGGTTTATAGCGTTGAAGGGGGCTTTGAGTCATGGTCGCGGAGCTTTCCCGACAGCGTTGTCTCCTCTTAA
- the feoA gene encoding ferrous iron transporter A, protein MTPLQAQHSYKIVGFTPSINPAYRQKLLSLGMLPGSVFKVIRIAPLGDPIQIETPRVCLMLRRKDLNLIRLSPAD, encoded by the coding sequence ATGACACCGCTACAGGCTCAGCACTCATACAAAATCGTTGGTTTTACGCCAAGCATCAACCCCGCGTATCGTCAAAAGCTACTCTCGTTAGGCATGCTCCCTGGCTCCGTGTTCAAAGTGATCCGTATCGCCCCGTTAGGCGATCCCATCCAGATAGAAACCCCGCGAGTCTGCTTAATGCTTCGCAGAAAAGATTTGAATTTGATCAGGCTCAGCCCTGCGGACTGA
- a CDS encoding tautomerase family protein, whose translation MPYVNIKVTDEGVSAEHKRMLIEAVSELLERVLNKPRHTTFVVIDEVATDSWGVGGETVADLRGRERQR comes from the coding sequence ATGCCATACGTCAACATTAAAGTCACTGATGAAGGCGTTAGCGCCGAACATAAGCGGATGCTGATTGAGGCTGTCAGCGAATTACTGGAGAGGGTGCTGAATAAGCCACGGCATACAACCTTTGTGGTAATTGATGAAGTGGCTACCGACAGCTGGGGCGTTGGCGGTGAAACCGTAGCGGATTTACGCGGGAGGGAGCGACAAAGATAA
- the glpG gene encoding rhomboid family intramembrane serine protease GlpG, whose protein sequence is MILLTVFSNARAAQAFADYMATQNVEIEVRRQPERTELWLQNDSDESKARRALEHFIHYPNDPRYMAASWESGTTNADIHYQRTPVLSSVRERAGPLTLAVIVVCVIVYLLMQLFGDDALMTLLAYPADSSQYLEMWRWVTHAFLHFSLMHILFNLVWWWYLGGPLEKRLGTGKLLEITLLSAVLSGYGQAVFSGNLFGGLSGVVYALMGYCWLSGERAPERGVYMQRSLMAFSVVWLLAGYFDMFGFSIANAAHAGGLAVGLALAWWDTLPSKRHRGR, encoded by the coding sequence ATGATTCTACTGACCGTATTCTCCAACGCCAGAGCGGCACAGGCTTTTGCTGACTATATGGCAACGCAGAACGTTGAGATTGAGGTGCGTCGGCAGCCTGAGCGTACTGAGCTGTGGCTGCAAAACGACAGCGACGAATCTAAAGCGCGTCGCGCCCTTGAGCACTTTATTCATTACCCCAACGATCCCCGCTATATGGCTGCCAGCTGGGAGTCCGGCACTACCAATGCCGATATTCACTACCAGCGCACGCCGGTGCTTTCTTCTGTACGCGAACGGGCCGGGCCGCTGACGCTGGCGGTTATTGTCGTTTGCGTCATCGTTTATCTGCTGATGCAGCTGTTTGGCGACGACGCGCTAATGACGCTGCTGGCTTACCCTGCAGACAGCAGCCAGTATTTGGAAATGTGGCGCTGGGTAACCCACGCGTTCTTACACTTTTCCCTTATGCACATCCTTTTTAACCTAGTGTGGTGGTGGTATTTGGGCGGCCCGCTGGAAAAGCGCCTCGGAACGGGGAAGCTTCTGGAAATTACGCTGCTGTCTGCTGTGCTGTCGGGCTATGGGCAGGCGGTATTTAGCGGCAATCTGTTTGGCGGCCTGTCCGGCGTGGTTTACGCGCTGATGGGGTACTGCTGGCTCTCAGGAGAGCGGGCACCGGAAAGAGGCGTCTATATGCAGCGCTCTCTGATGGCGTTTTCTGTCGTTTGGCTTCTGGCAGGGTATTTCGATATGTTCGGTTTTTCCATCGCTAACGCGGCTCACGCCGGTGGCCTAGCCGTTGGCTTAGCGCTAGCCTGGTGGGATACATTGCCGTCTAAGAGACATCGGGGACGATAG
- the nfuA gene encoding Fe-S biogenesis protein NfuA, producing the protein MITITESAQSHFQKLLSNQEEGTQIRVFVINPGTPTAECGVSYCPPDAVEANDTELKFSGFSAYIDEISAPFLEDALIDFVTDQLGSQLTLKAPNAKMRKVDDDAPLIERVEYILQSQINPQLAGHGGRVTLMEITDEGYAILQFGGGCNGCSMVDYTLKEGIEKELLTRFPELKGVKDLTEHQSGEHSYYR; encoded by the coding sequence ATGATTACCATTACTGAATCTGCCCAGTCCCATTTCCAAAAGCTGCTTTCAAATCAGGAAGAAGGCACCCAGATCCGCGTGTTTGTTATTAATCCCGGCACGCCAACCGCCGAGTGCGGCGTTTCCTACTGCCCGCCGGATGCCGTAGAGGCAAACGACACCGAGCTTAAGTTCAGCGGCTTTTCCGCCTATATTGACGAAATCAGCGCACCTTTCCTTGAGGATGCCCTGATTGACTTCGTCACCGACCAGCTGGGCTCTCAGCTCACGCTGAAGGCGCCTAACGCCAAGATGCGCAAAGTAGACGACGACGCGCCGCTCATCGAGCGCGTTGAGTATATTCTACAGTCCCAGATCAACCCACAGCTGGCAGGCCACGGCGGTCGCGTTACCCTGATGGAAATCACCGATGAAGGCTACGCTATTCTTCAATTCGGCGGCGGCTGTAACGGCTGTTCAATGGTTGACTACACCCTGAAAGAGGGCATCGAGAAAGAGCTGCTAACGCGCTTCCCCGAGCTGAAGGGCGTTAAAGACCTGACAGAACACCAGAGCGGTGAGCACTCTTACTATCGCTAG
- the gntX gene encoding DNA utilization protein GntX has protein sequence MLTIDSLCWLCLQPLHIAHHGVCSVCIGQIPPLPRCCPCCGLPADSELFPCSNCRIKPPVWSQLIAVSDYVSPLTGLISRLKYHREDKYAPALARLMLLAWLKARRARGLPRPDLLLPVPLHRFRHWRRGFNQSERIVRLLSRWSDCRTHSTALVRLIATRPQQSLEAQQRRSNLLGAFACRADVRGLHVAVFDDVVTTGSTVEEIGQLLLHHGAASVQVWCLCRTLKSESK, from the coding sequence ATGCTGACTATTGATAGCCTGTGTTGGCTCTGTCTGCAACCGCTACATATTGCCCATCACGGCGTTTGCTCTGTGTGTATCGGGCAAATCCCTCCCCTGCCGCGCTGCTGTCCCTGCTGTGGACTGCCCGCTGACAGCGAACTTTTCCCCTGCTCAAACTGCCGGATAAAGCCCCCAGTCTGGTCCCAGCTGATTGCTGTCAGTGACTATGTTTCTCCACTTACGGGGCTTATCTCCCGACTGAAGTATCACCGGGAAGACAAATACGCCCCAGCGCTTGCCCGACTGATGCTACTAGCCTGGCTAAAGGCGCGAAGGGCTCGCGGGCTACCTCGACCTGACCTGCTTCTTCCTGTGCCGCTACACCGCTTTCGCCACTGGCGGCGCGGCTTTAACCAGTCAGAGCGCATTGTGCGCCTGCTGTCCCGCTGGTCGGACTGTCGAACCCACTCGACGGCGCTTGTTCGGCTTATCGCCACGCGCCCTCAGCAGTCGCTGGAAGCTCAGCAGCGCAGAAGCAACCTGCTGGGCGCATTTGCCTGTAGGGCTGACGTCAGGGGGCTTCACGTCGCCGTGTTTGACGATGTGGTCACCACCGGCAGCACCGTAGAGGAAATCGGACAGCTTTTGTTACACCACGGTGCGGCCTCTGTGCAGGTTTGGTGTTTGTGCCGCACCTTGAAGAGTGAAAGCAAATAG
- a CDS encoding DeoR/GlpR family transcriptional regulator, whose amino-acid sequence MKQTQRHESIIDLVRKHGYVSTEELVEHFGVSPQTIRRDLNELAEQHKIQRHHGGAALLSSSAVNAAYNDRKVMWFEEKARIAERVASHIPDGATLFIDIGTTPEAVAHALLNHKNLRVVTNNLNVATLLTGKPDFRLILAGGEVRSRDGGIIGEATLDFISQFRLDYGILGISGIDGDGSLLEFDYHEVRTKRAIIENSRCVMLVTDHSKFGRNAMVNLGNMGLIDYLFTDKQPPDSVMNIIRQHDVKLELC is encoded by the coding sequence GTGAAACAAACGCAGCGACACGAGTCCATCATTGATTTAGTTCGTAAGCACGGTTATGTCAGTACTGAAGAGCTGGTGGAACACTTTGGCGTCAGTCCGCAGACGATTCGACGGGATCTTAACGAGCTGGCGGAACAGCACAAGATCCAACGCCACCACGGCGGCGCGGCACTGCTGTCCAGCTCTGCCGTTAACGCTGCGTATAACGACCGTAAGGTGATGTGGTTTGAAGAAAAGGCGCGCATTGCCGAGCGAGTAGCCAGCCATATTCCCGACGGCGCGACGCTGTTTATCGATATCGGCACCACGCCGGAAGCGGTGGCTCACGCTCTGCTGAATCATAAAAACCTGCGGGTAGTCACTAATAACCTGAATGTAGCGACGCTGCTAACCGGAAAGCCAGACTTTCGTCTTATCCTTGCCGGGGGTGAAGTGCGCTCGCGTGACGGCGGCATTATTGGTGAAGCAACGTTAGACTTCATTTCTCAATTCCGACTGGACTACGGCATTCTCGGCATCAGCGGCATTGATGGCGACGGTAGCCTGCTGGAGTTTGATTACCACGAAGTGCGCACCAAGCGCGCGATTATTGAGAATTCCCGCTGTGTGATGCTGGTAACCGATCACTCCAAGTTTGGGCGAAATGCGATGGTAAACCTCGGAAATATGGGGCTGATTGACTACCTGTTTACCGACAAGCAGCCGCCAGACAGCGTGATGAACATCATTCGTCAGCACGACGTTAAGCTTGAGCTCTGCTAG
- the feoB gene encoding Fe(2+) transporter permease subunit FeoB, with product MKQLTIGLIGNPNSGKTTLFNQLTGSRQRVGNWAGVTVERKEGHFKTEGHQASLVDLPGTYSLTTVSAQASLDEQIACHYILSGEADLILNVVDASNLERSLYLTLQILELGIPCIVALNMLDIARNQHIDIDINALSDKLGCPVIPLVSTRGRGLKELKEAIDLRQPNRHASLTSYPEEVEVQAARLAERMPDRLSAQEKRWLALQMLEGDIYSRSLAGEAESLLPEASDALQRQFQEDPGLIIADTRYQAIAEVCHDVHNLSQATPSRLTQQLDKVVLNRWLGLPIFLFVMYLMFVLAINIGGALQPLFDVGSSAIFISGIQWLGHTLSFPDWLTIFLAQGIGGGINTVLPLVPQIGLMYLFLAFLEDSGYMARAAFVMDKLMYALGLPGKSFVPLIVGFGCNVPSVMGARTLDAPRERIMTILMAPFMSCGARLAIFAVFSAAFFGKDGALIVFSLYILGITVAILTGLMLKYTIMRGEATPFIMELPVYHVPHIKSLLLQTWQRLKGFVLRAGTVIIIASVLIGGLNSFSFSGKPVNNINDSALASTSRVITPLLKPMGVSEDNWQATVGLITGAMAKEVVVGTLNTLYTAEHITSEPFDYENFNLLTELEGAVTETWDSLKETFSLSALSNPIEASKGDGEMEGTSMGVMSSKFGSISAAYSYLIFVLLYIPCVSVMGAIARESSKGWMMFSIFWGLDVAYSLAAGFYQVANFSAHPTQSTVTIALIVAFNAVLIYALYRLRDRAMMRVPIKTPQSCCDNKAGHCH from the coding sequence ATGAAACAACTTACTATCGGGTTAATCGGTAACCCAAACTCAGGTAAAACCACGCTGTTCAATCAGCTAACCGGCTCGCGCCAGCGCGTAGGAAACTGGGCCGGCGTTACCGTTGAGCGTAAAGAAGGTCATTTTAAAACCGAAGGACATCAGGCCTCTCTGGTTGACTTGCCGGGAACCTATTCTCTGACCACTGTCTCAGCTCAGGCCTCTCTTGACGAGCAAATCGCCTGTCACTATATCCTGAGCGGTGAAGCCGATCTGATCCTCAACGTTGTTGATGCCTCCAACCTTGAGCGCAGCCTCTATCTAACCCTGCAAATTCTTGAGCTGGGCATTCCCTGTATCGTTGCGCTAAACATGCTCGATATTGCCCGCAATCAGCATATCGACATCGATATTAACGCCCTGTCCGACAAACTTGGCTGCCCGGTGATCCCCCTAGTTTCAACGAGAGGCCGTGGCTTAAAAGAGCTAAAAGAAGCTATCGACTTACGCCAGCCCAATCGCCACGCTTCCCTAACCAGTTACCCAGAAGAGGTTGAAGTACAGGCCGCACGTCTGGCGGAAAGAATGCCGGATAGGCTTTCTGCTCAGGAAAAGCGCTGGCTGGCGCTACAAATGCTGGAAGGGGATATCTATAGCCGCTCGCTGGCGGGGGAAGCAGAGTCACTTCTGCCTGAAGCAAGTGACGCCCTGCAAAGGCAGTTCCAAGAGGATCCTGGACTTATTATTGCCGATACCCGCTATCAGGCGATCGCTGAAGTCTGCCATGACGTTCATAATCTCAGCCAGGCCACGCCGAGCAGGCTAACTCAACAGTTGGACAAAGTCGTCCTCAACCGCTGGCTGGGGCTACCGATCTTCCTGTTCGTTATGTATCTGATGTTTGTGCTAGCCATCAATATCGGCGGCGCGCTACAGCCGCTGTTTGACGTTGGATCTTCCGCTATCTTTATTTCCGGCATTCAGTGGCTTGGTCACACCCTCAGCTTCCCGGATTGGCTGACGATATTTCTCGCTCAGGGCATTGGTGGCGGTATCAATACCGTTCTGCCGCTGGTTCCTCAAATCGGCCTGATGTACCTGTTTTTGGCCTTTTTGGAGGACTCCGGCTACATGGCCCGAGCGGCGTTTGTCATGGACAAGCTGATGTACGCTTTAGGGCTCCCCGGCAAATCGTTCGTGCCGCTTATCGTCGGCTTTGGCTGCAACGTGCCCTCCGTAATGGGTGCTCGCACGCTTGACGCTCCTCGCGAGCGTATAATGACCATCCTGATGGCGCCCTTTATGTCCTGCGGCGCCCGGCTGGCTATTTTTGCGGTCTTCTCTGCGGCGTTCTTTGGCAAAGACGGCGCGCTGATTGTCTTCTCCCTCTACATTTTAGGCATTACCGTTGCCATCCTGACTGGGCTGATGCTCAAGTACACCATCATGCGCGGCGAAGCAACGCCGTTTATTATGGAACTGCCGGTCTACCACGTTCCCCACATTAAAAGCCTGCTGCTGCAAACCTGGCAGCGCCTGAAAGGGTTCGTGCTGCGCGCAGGAACGGTCATCATTATCGCCAGCGTGCTGATTGGCGGGCTGAACAGCTTCTCCTTCTCCGGTAAGCCGGTCAACAATATCAACGATTCGGCGCTGGCCTCCACCAGCCGGGTCATTACCCCTCTGCTTAAGCCAATGGGCGTCAGCGAAGACAACTGGCAGGCGACAGTTGGTCTGATTACCGGGGCGATGGCAAAAGAAGTGGTGGTAGGTACGCTCAACACGCTGTATACCGCAGAGCACATCACCAGCGAACCGTTTGACTATGAGAACTTCAACCTTTTGACCGAGCTGGAAGGCGCCGTCACCGAAACCTGGGACAGCCTGAAGGAAACCTTCTCCTTAAGCGCGCTGAGTAACCCTATCGAAGCCAGCAAGGGCGACGGGGAAATGGAAGGCACATCCATGGGCGTGATGAGCAGCAAATTCGGCAGTATTTCGGCCGCCTACAGCTATCTGATTTTCGTCCTACTCTATATCCCCTGCGTCTCCGTAATGGGCGCTATCGCACGTGAAAGCAGCAAAGGCTGGATGATGTTCTCCATCTTCTGGGGGCTAGACGTTGCGTACAGCCTAGCGGCAGGCTTCTATCAGGTAGCCAACTTCAGCGCCCACCCCACTCAGAGTACCGTCACTATCGCGCTGATCGTTGCGTTCAACGCTGTGCTTATCTATGCGCTGTACCGCCTGCGGGATCGCGCCATGATGCGCGTGCCCATCAAAACGCCGCAGTCCTGCTGCGACAACAAGGCAGGGCACTGCCACTAG
- a CDS encoding FeoC-like transcriptional regulator yields the protein MASLIAIRDAVALHGIAELHQLSRQFNQPPALMQAMLKQLETMGQIERVEVDEHCTIGACKNCPEGKACATESYRIKRSLSA from the coding sequence GTGGCCAGCCTTATCGCCATCCGGGATGCCGTCGCTCTGCACGGCATCGCCGAACTGCATCAGCTTAGCCGACAGTTTAATCAGCCACCGGCGCTGATGCAGGCGATGCTCAAGCAGCTCGAAACCATGGGGCAAATTGAACGCGTCGAAGTGGATGAACACTGCACTATCGGTGCCTGTAAGAACTGCCCAGAGGGTAAGGCGTGCGCCACTGAAAGCTACCGCATCAAGCGCAGCCTGTCGGCTTAA
- the bioH gene encoding pimeloyl-ACP methyl ester esterase BioH: protein MASLFKQTIGEGQRDLVLLHGWGLNAEVWHCITGRLTPHFRLYLIDLPGYGRSRGFGSLGLRDMAEIVMANVPTGALWLGWSMGGLVASRAALDSPEKVAGLITVSSSPCFVEKAQEGWPGIRPAVLRGFERQLSADFQLTVHRFLELQALGAPDAQADVQLLKQAIAACPMPDVEILNGGLALLDNSDLRAELRDLTVPGLRLYGSQDGLVPRRVVPLVDELWPGSTSKTIAHAAHAPFVSHPEEFCREVMAFAGRVLGNKCEE, encoded by the coding sequence ATGGCATCACTGTTTAAGCAGACAATTGGCGAAGGTCAGCGCGATCTTGTGCTGCTGCACGGATGGGGGCTGAATGCCGAAGTCTGGCATTGCATTACCGGGAGACTTACGCCGCATTTTCGTTTGTACCTTATCGACCTGCCGGGATACGGTCGTAGCCGAGGATTTGGCTCACTGGGGCTTAGGGACATGGCTGAGATCGTTATGGCGAATGTTCCTACCGGCGCCCTATGGCTGGGCTGGTCGATGGGCGGGCTGGTGGCAAGCCGAGCGGCGCTGGACTCTCCCGAAAAGGTCGCAGGGCTGATTACCGTTTCGTCTTCTCCCTGCTTTGTGGAAAAAGCGCAGGAAGGCTGGCCCGGCATTCGCCCCGCCGTGCTGCGCGGTTTTGAGCGACAGCTGAGCGCGGATTTTCAACTTACGGTTCACCGTTTTCTTGAGCTTCAGGCGCTCGGCGCACCTGACGCACAGGCTGATGTGCAGCTTTTAAAGCAGGCTATCGCCGCCTGCCCAATGCCGGACGTTGAGATCTTAAACGGTGGTCTGGCGCTGTTGGACAACAGCGATCTGCGCGCTGAGCTTCGGGATCTTACCGTGCCGGGGCTACGGCTGTACGGCTCGCAGGATGGTTTAGTGCCAAGGCGAGTTGTCCCTCTCGTCGATGAACTCTGGCCGGGCTCTACGTCAAAAACCATTGCCCACGCCGCTCACGCGCCGTTTGTGTCACATCCGGAGGAGTTTTGTAGAGAAGTGATGGCGTTTGCTGGAAGGGTCTTGGGGAATAAATGCGAAGAATAA